A region of Alteromonadaceae bacterium 2753L.S.0a.02 DNA encodes the following proteins:
- a CDS encoding malate dehydrogenase (oxaloacetate-decarboxylating)(NADP+) — translation MNLKGLDLLTHPRYNKGTAFTLEERDTYGLHGLLPPIVSNQAQQMERSLLNLRSKSKNIDKYMFLTALQKRNERVFYKILIEHIEEMMPLVYTPTVGQACQEFAINFRESNGCYVSWSDRGRIAEVLSNWPEKDVKLIVVSDGERILGLGDLGSNGMGIPIGKLTLYCACAGIDPAHCLPIMLDVGCDTEAIKNDPFYLGMRQTRIRGSDYQAFVDEFIAAVKHCFPQALLQFEDFATPNAIALLERYRDQLLCFNDDIQGTAAVALAGLLAATRINGKKVSEMRFMFLGAGSAATGIGELLVKAMQREGLSESKARAQLVFNDSKGLIVSSRETLTEHARPFAADLPAMDAFSALQAFKPDALIGASGRPGIITQEMVESLCANHQHPVVFALSNPTANAECTAQQAYQWSQGKAIFASGSPFEPVQINGETRIPGQGNNAYIFPGLGLGVLLANAKRINDEMLISAADKLAECVSENRIKQGCLYPPLAEIRQVSAKIAVAVAQTAEVCGMLTEPLRKDFESYVDEEQYDPSY, via the coding sequence ATGAATTTAAAAGGTCTGGATTTGCTTACCCACCCCAGATACAACAAGGGTACGGCATTTACCCTTGAAGAACGCGACACCTACGGTTTGCACGGTTTGCTACCACCTATTGTGAGCAACCAGGCTCAGCAAATGGAGCGTTCTCTGCTGAATTTGCGCAGTAAATCCAAAAACATCGACAAATATATGTTTCTTACGGCGCTTCAAAAAAGAAATGAGCGGGTGTTTTATAAAATACTTATCGAGCACATTGAAGAAATGATGCCTCTGGTTTATACACCGACAGTCGGTCAAGCCTGTCAGGAATTTGCCATTAATTTTCGTGAATCCAATGGTTGTTATGTTTCCTGGAGTGATAGAGGTCGTATTGCCGAGGTGTTAAGCAATTGGCCGGAAAAAGACGTTAAATTAATCGTAGTTTCCGATGGTGAACGCATTCTTGGACTGGGTGATTTAGGAAGCAATGGAATGGGCATTCCGATTGGAAAACTCACCCTTTATTGCGCCTGCGCCGGTATCGACCCAGCCCATTGTCTGCCCATTATGCTGGATGTTGGCTGCGATACAGAAGCTATAAAAAATGACCCTTTTTACCTGGGAATGCGCCAAACCCGGATTCGTGGAAGTGACTATCAGGCTTTCGTGGACGAATTTATCGCTGCTGTCAAACATTGCTTCCCTCAGGCTCTGTTGCAATTCGAAGATTTTGCAACCCCCAATGCCATTGCTCTGCTGGAGCGCTATCGAGATCAGCTATTGTGTTTCAACGATGATATACAGGGCACTGCTGCTGTGGCACTGGCGGGATTACTGGCAGCTACGCGAATAAACGGCAAAAAAGTCAGTGAGATGCGTTTCATGTTTCTCGGCGCAGGCTCAGCCGCTACCGGTATTGGTGAACTGCTTGTGAAAGCCATGCAGCGGGAAGGCCTCAGTGAATCTAAGGCGCGTGCTCAGTTAGTATTTAATGACAGCAAAGGCTTGATCGTTAGTAGCCGCGAAACGCTCACGGAACATGCCCGCCCCTTCGCCGCCGATCTCCCGGCAATGGATGCCTTCAGTGCGTTGCAAGCATTCAAACCCGACGCCCTGATTGGTGCCAGCGGGCGACCGGGTATTATCACGCAGGAGATGGTTGAGTCGCTCTGTGCAAACCACCAACACCCCGTTGTTTTTGCACTTTCCAACCCGACCGCAAACGCAGAATGCACGGCGCAACAAGCTTACCAATGGAGCCAGGGCAAGGCGATTTTTGCCAGTGGTAGTCCATTTGAACCAGTTCAAATTAATGGCGAAACACGCATTCCTGGCCAGGGAAATAACGCCTACATTTTCCCCGGTCTCGGTTTAGGGGTGTTGCTCGCTAATGCTAAGCGCATTAACGATGAAATGCTGATAAGTGCCGCCGATAAACTTGCCGAATGTGTTTCTGAAAATCGCATTAAGCAAGGTTGCCTGTACCCCCCTCTCGCGGAAATACGGCAGGTTTCTGCAAAAATCGCAGTTGCAGTGGCACAAACCGCTGAAGTGTGCGGAATGTTGACGGAACCGTTACGGAAGGATTTTGAAAGTTACGTGGATGAAGAG
- a CDS encoding transglutaminase superfamily protein — translation MKIKNPLRLAIPALLAAQATLVFANSPYTATADPLQPYYQQLVTQSLEKQQGRLDLSKVPDVADVDILAINQEIKDFLDQQVRPIPGLRERAFMLHNLLFRPYYLGITYDDSQTYTAQETFDKGAGNCISHASLFVAAARYVGLKAKFQVVEVPRDWVQSEDYYIVPGHINVAVYIPGNKITVEFSDVYLAQHTQFFKSKAVSDTRALAEYYNNRGMEAMQLKDYLSAIAYMQKSLKTHRNSGFVWSNLGVVYKINGHMAEAQQAYERGLKLDKQNLSIINNAYILYYQTGQLDKAQSLAAKVESYSKKNPYYLAKLASADINLHNYKQAVTKLKRAISKKPEEPAFHFTLSHVYYLLGNQDLAVRQLQIGQKNAINNEDQQRFQHKLNLLQHYQAGL, via the coding sequence ATGAAAATAAAAAACCCACTGCGCTTGGCAATCCCAGCTTTACTGGCAGCCCAAGCCACGCTTGTATTTGCAAATTCCCCTTACACCGCCACCGCTGACCCGCTGCAACCTTATTATCAGCAACTAGTAACCCAGAGCCTTGAAAAACAACAGGGCAGGCTCGACCTCTCGAAAGTACCCGATGTTGCCGATGTCGATATTCTGGCGATTAACCAGGAAATTAAAGATTTTCTCGATCAACAGGTGCGCCCTATTCCCGGCCTGCGGGAGCGTGCTTTCATGCTGCATAATTTATTGTTTCGCCCCTACTACCTCGGTATCACCTACGACGACAGCCAAACCTATACAGCACAGGAAACATTCGATAAAGGAGCTGGCAACTGTATTTCTCATGCCAGCCTGTTTGTTGCCGCCGCGCGTTATGTCGGCTTAAAAGCTAAATTCCAGGTTGTTGAGGTACCTCGTGACTGGGTACAGAGCGAAGACTATTACATCGTTCCGGGGCACATTAATGTTGCGGTGTACATCCCCGGAAATAAAATTACCGTGGAATTTAGCGATGTGTACTTGGCTCAACACACACAATTTTTTAAATCCAAAGCGGTTTCAGATACACGAGCGCTGGCAGAGTACTATAACAACCGCGGTATGGAAGCCATGCAGCTTAAAGATTACCTAAGCGCAATTGCCTACATGCAAAAATCTTTAAAAACGCATCGCAATTCCGGCTTTGTGTGGTCGAATCTCGGCGTGGTTTACAAAATTAACGGCCACATGGCAGAAGCGCAACAAGCCTACGAACGCGGATTAAAACTGGACAAGCAGAACCTCTCTATTATTAACAATGCCTACATCTTGTATTATCAAACCGGGCAGTTAGATAAGGCCCAATCGCTAGCGGCAAAAGTAGAAAGCTATTCCAAAAAGAACCCCTACTATCTCGCGAAACTGGCGAGCGCCGATATTAATTTGCACAACTACAAACAGGCGGTGACAAAGCTCAAACGAGCGATTTCCAAAAAACCAGAAGAGCCCGCGTTCCACTTCACCTTATCACACGTGTATTATTTGTTGGGCAATCAGGATCTCGCGGTACGGCAGCTACAGATTGGTCAAAAGAACGCCATAAACAACGAAGATCAACAGCGCTTTCAACACAAGTTGAACTTACTGCAGCACTATCAGGCGGGGCTGTAA